The following is a genomic window from Danaus plexippus chromosome 28, MEX_DaPlex, whole genome shotgun sequence.
AAGGAACTAACCGCGTGTTTAAACGCTTCATCTAAATTTCACTATCAACGCTATTATATCCTTATAAGGACTTAGaggatttgatttaaaaaataattctttttattagaataatgtaaaatttaataacaaaataaaagacttAAGTTAATAGATGAAGTCACACGCTAAAACGAGTCCACTTCACTCTGAATGAATATCCTATGCTATAATTCGGATATCTTCATACGAAATTTCATTTTGCTAAACAGCATTTACAATAAGTATATTCTTGCTCACAGTCCTAGACGAAGCTAAAACAAAGTGAGTGAACCTGTCTAATGCgcaaacttatatatgatagtACATTGTGTAGTTCAAAGTCTTAGAAGCGAACATGAAAGAAGCGTACCGCATCCTATAGCTTCCTGCAAGATATGAATCTAAAGACAAGTTAATTCAGGTGTAAGAATTGTTTATATAGTGTAGATTATTATGCTATTGCTGgcacaaatataatttctaatttaaagtGCAAGTGACACTTGTCATTTTTTGAGAGTAGAAATGTCACTCTGACGTTGTCAGTTAGTACAAAGGCGTTTATTAAAATCCAGTTACATCGAAGTAATCAttgaatacttatttaaatgaaactaatattattcgtatatactacgcgtgctttatttttgtaaaaaactacatttcaCATAATGTGAAtttgacatctcgtctgcccgtgatcacggttactgaaaagtaatcgaaacgtcgggagtatgtagttttttacaaaaataaagcacgcgttaTATATCTGAatgatattagtttcatttaaatgaataaaactctcgAAAGTCTTATATCATTACGTTGAATACTAATTTGAAAACCGAATTGATCTCAACAGAACTCAACTTCCTAGTCCAACGAGACACGAAAATtgcaaattttgttttaaaattaatatgtcaaATTACGAAGAAGCTTGGAACTCGTTGGTGTGATGATTATTCATTcaaaatgatttctttaaatctcATCAAAGTGTTTAACTGATGAGTGCTTgagttgtaaaattaattaagaaatatgttaAGAATTACGtccaaaaattttgtaaaaaaataataactatatgaattttaaatgttatcaaaacttaatttaagaacagattataaaattcaagagtacagatatataataattacaattaacttATAAACGAACACACATTAACAAGGCCAAAATATACTTCGTTTTTACAAAGAAAGGTTATCTAGAATGAAGTTACCTCATATTAATGTTTCGACAAACGTCTTACGAatcttaaaattgaaatagtttgtaacattattctataaattgataaaaaagcaatgataaaaaaaaattattaagtaattatttattaataataaaataaaatcaataatgaaatcgcaatatatataaagtattgttccaaaaaaaattttaattatacttcaAAGGGGGAacgtatcaaataaaaacgatGATATCAGTGGGAATCCCAACGTTGCTCACCTTAATGACGATTcaggtatatattatattgtatttcaaataaatttaggttattaaatatataatacaattttttttggacaGTCCATTACAGGTCAATATATGAGAAATGCATACAACGCTGGCTTCCCGAACGATTTGGCTGCAAATATAGCTGCTGAAAATCTGGCGTACTCTCAAGCGTACGGGCCTATTCCTGCCAATGCTTTGGCATATGGGCCACCTGAAGCCAGTGCTTTGGCGTATGGTGTGCCAAATGCAAATGCACTGGCATACAGTGCAGCCGCACCAAACCTAGCAAGCGCATCAATTGATTTAGCTGGCGAAGCACCACTTATTCCAGCAGTTTTAAACTATGGTTTATCTTTGAATGATTTGAGAGCATCTAATGGCGGTGGTTTGACAGTTAGAAGCTCTTCATCCATACCAGCGAGTGGTGTGACTGTTGAAACTGATGATATGCTGATTGAGGGTCCATTGGCCGTCAGTGGTCAGTTACCGTTCCTAGGTGTTGTAGCTCTGGAAGGACCTGTGGCTGCTGGCGGAACTGGTTCTGTTGCTTACGGCTGCGGTAACGGTAACATTGGCATCGTCACTGAAGGTGTAGACCAACCAGCCCCAGCTTATCCCAATGCCATGCCAAGATATGCTAATGGCCCTTGCATGAATGGCGGTCCAGGTATTGGACTGGGTCCAGttgtatattaaacttatagttgttaataaattattgttgcggttatataaatacattttaatttatttcatattcttaacaaaatattaatgcctattgaaaaaaaaatacagtggttactaatattttttttaaataagaatcaCGGATTGAAATATCTCCTATAGTCATCTTAGTtccatttgaaaaaaaaaatctaattaaaaaagaagtttttaacaTAACTAAAACATGCTCTTTTGTTTGAATCAtttaatgagacgaaacctctcagcattccatggattcaccgtgcgggtgttGAGTCCATCGCGttacagggagaggagcttcaacagtgcctgggacttgcgaccctggtgtaggtttaaggggcccctaactaacgcgcgttaaacgctcacctccactgtccaagctcctctctctacctaaccaaatatgaaacgaacctgctagggctgccttcgacgcacgttccaagaatgaactgatgttagttcttggcaggcctaagtcttttagcaggttgtagagagatttagctgttatacctctggCTCCTTCATCTTCCgggtacaaatttacaacgaacatttGAGCATAGCGATTTTGAAGTAGATATTGCTCGTGAATGTAGtcataaatagtattttggaaGGTTTCTACTTGCGAGTTCAATTCCTGTTTCGAATGCTCTAATCCCGGATGCTCTAACAGGAGCTCTAAATTGTCTACGTGAACCTTCCATGTCGattgttttatgtttggaATGCTAATACGTGTCCGGATGTCAATGGACTCTGGTAGTTTCCAGTCAATGGTTTACCATGGGATAAATGAGGGTCAACTCTATCCGAAGTGAAAGTCGAAGAACTTACTGACGATTGTCGTGCTTCAACACCATTGTGTGTTTTTAGGTGGTTGATATACCAGGCTcgtctcttgtaatttttcaagCACGTAGAGCATTTCAAGACCGTGTTCGCGCCGTTTTTGCTATTGGTATCGACCGGTGGACAGATCTTTCGCCCCTCATCTCGGACTGTCCTTgactttttatacaaaaaaaaaaacccgaAGGACCTCATTATGTCGCACCATTTTGTCTCCAAACACAAAGCTTTAATAACTATCTAACTAACCTGCAACGTATTCTATCGCTTAAGCAAAATAAACCAGTCAGGTTTTATACCACCATAGGAACTTcaaaatgtttcttattttgaaaacattattaactcGCCATTCTTTACCAACCATAAACGCTTTATTAATCCAACAATATCAGGACTAACACgacaacattatttacaaatctaATACTAAacattattagaattattttattaaagtgatGCTATGTGTTATCACAATAATTGAAGCAAAATTATCGCTTCCCACTGCTGAAAGTGCGCAGACTATCTCCTGTGCTGACCAGCTCGTATTTGGGCCTTACCCACTTACCATCTCTCAAATCATCCGTCCATCATGCTACAGGGTAACCTATTTTACTTTCCTCACACAAAGCTTCTCTGTTACACTTTTTACCGTAGTCTAGCATCTGATCATGTGTCCCTTTTCacatcaaagtattttttctacGGCAAGGTCCGTCCGTTACTTTGACTTTCTGGTTTATGCCTTTATTCGGAATACACTCTGGCAAAAAAACTCCAAGCATCGCATATTTCATAGCTAGATGAATGACGGTTAGTTATGGGCGGGTTGAATTCTTGGACCAAGATGTATGTATTCTGGCATGACTTCGGGAATAACAGCATTAATCACCGCTGGCCAAAAGGAAGGATAACTATTACTTTGATTATTCAAAgctcacatttttatttactaatataacAATCTGGAAAAGTGAAAGTAGATTTTAGGTCTGTGTATATAAGTtaagacatacatatatatatatatataacaatctaagctaagaaattttattgtatcaagTCAACAAATACGCTTATCACGAGTTTTCACCGTTACAACGTATTCTTAActtctataaataaacttctcaagttatattataatcttctCACATTATAAGAAACAAGAAATGTCATGTTAAGTTAAATCCCATGTTAAGCTATGAGCAGCGACCCTTTCGacgtttgatttaaatgaaaaatacagccttcatacatataaaacatttcggCGGACAGTCTGATAGATATaatgaaacacaaaaaatgccttataaactatttttggcATGT
Proteins encoded in this region:
- the LOC116776327 gene encoding chorion class B protein Ld10-like yields the protein MISVGIPTLLTLMTIQSITGQYMRNAYNAGFPNDLAANIAAENLAYSQAYGPIPANALAYGPPEASALAYGVPNANALAYSAAAPNLASASIDLAGEAPLIPAVLNYGLSLNDLRASNGGGLTVRSSSSIPASGVTVETDDMLIEGPLAVSGQLPFLGVVALEGPVAAGGTGSVAYGCGNGNIGIVTEGVDQPAPAYPNAMPRYANGPCMNGGPGIGLGPVVY